Proteins from a single region of Paraglaciecola sp. T6c:
- a CDS encoding chemotaxis protein CheW has protein sequence MSDDKTSNNVPSDRNDEVLQWVTYKLGEETYGINVMQVQEVLRHTEIAPVPGAPDYVLGIINLRGNVVTVIDTRARFGLEPTDLTDNTRIVIIESDEQVVGILVDSVAEVVYLRSSEIDSAPNVGTEESAKFIQGVSNREGELLILVDLNKLLSDEEWEELTNI, from the coding sequence ATGAGTGATGACAAAACATCAAATAACGTACCATCTGATCGAAACGATGAAGTCTTGCAGTGGGTAACATATAAGCTAGGGGAAGAAACCTATGGCATCAATGTTATGCAGGTTCAAGAAGTATTACGTCACACCGAGATTGCCCCTGTTCCTGGCGCTCCAGATTACGTATTAGGTATCATAAACTTACGAGGTAATGTGGTAACGGTTATCGATACTCGTGCGCGCTTTGGCTTGGAGCCAACAGATTTAACGGACAACACACGTATCGTCATTATTGAGTCTGACGAGCAAGTAGTGGGCATTTTAGTAGACAGTGTTGCTGAGGTTGTTTATTTGCGCTCATCAGAAATAGACAGCGCGCCTAATGTAGGTACAGAAGAAAGTGCCAAATTTATTCAAGGTGTAAGCAATCGAGAAGGTGAGTTACTTATTTTAGTCGATCTGAATAAACTCTTAAGTGATGAAGAGTGGGAAGAGTTAACCAATATTTAA